The Streptomyces sp. NBC_00569 genomic sequence GTGAGCGGCCGCGCGAGAGGCACGCGCCGGGTCAGAGCCCCCACTCCGGCCTGGACGACCAGCAGGAACGCGGCCTGGAAGATCCAGGTCGCCAGATCGACCAGCGGCAGCAGGGCACACGCCGCCATGAAAGTGGCCGCCGTCGCACACAGCGTCAGCCGAGCGCCTCCACTCATGACCGCGCCTTTCCCCCGCTGACATCACGCATGATCAAGAACCCCACCCCGTCACCGCCGGTCCGTTCTCCGCGCCGGTGGACGCCCGGTGCCGGTCGGCCTCGCGCCACAGGTCGACCAGGGAGGTGCCGGGCGGGACCGCGAGGGCCGACCAGCCCGCCTCGCGCAGCATCCGCAGCCGCTCCTCGCAGCGCTCCGAAGGGGCGCCGCGCGTCCAGGCCCCGCTGTCGAGCACGAAGGCGACGGCGCCGCCGCTGCGCTGCCGCATCCTGGCGGCGACCGCGGTCTGCTCCTCGTCGAGATCGCCGAAGAAGGCCACCAGCAGCCCCTCGTTCCCCCCGCGCAGCACGTCGTACGCGCGCGAGAGCCCCGAGCCGTCCGAGTGGTCGACGACGGCGAGCGTGTCCATCATCAGTCCGGCCGCGTCCGCAGACTCCTGGCTCGCGCCGGCGAACCCGTCGGACCCCTCGCCCGGCACCGAATTGCCCGTATCGGTCAACAGGCGTACGGAGAAGCCCCGTTCGAGCATGTGGAACAGCGTCGACGCCGTGCCCGACACCGCCCACTCGAAGGCCGAGTCGGGGCCCGCGCCCTGGAAGGCGAGGCGCCGGGTGTCGAGGAGCACCGTGCAGCGGGCCCGCTGCGGCTGCTCCTCGCGGCGCACCATCAGCTCGCCGTAGCGCGCGGTCGAGCGCCAGTGCACGCGGCGCAGGTCGTCCCCGTACCGGTATCCGCGCGGGATCACGTCGTCCTCGCCGGCCAGGGCCAGCGAGCGGTTCCGCCCGTCGCCGTACCCCTTGGCCTCGCCGGTCAGCCGCACGGCGGGCAGTGGCTCCACGCGCGGGATGACCGTGAGGGTGTCGTACGTGGAGAAGGACCGGGACAGCTCGCACAGGCCGAACGGGTCCGTCAGGCGCAGCTGGAGCGGGCCGAGCGGATAGCGGCCCCGCAGGTCCGAGCGCACGCGGTACGACACCTCGCGGCGGCCGCCCGCCTCCACCCGGTCCAGGACGAAGCGGGGGCGCGGCCCGAGCACGTACGGCACCCGGTCCTGGAGCATCAGCAGGCCCGTGGGCAGCCGCGAGACGTTGTCCATGCGGAGATGGACGCGGGCCTCGCTGCCCGCGGGCACGCGCGCGGGGGACAGCCGCCGGCTGCCCGCGACCCGGTAGCGCGTGCGGTGGAGCACGAACGCGCAGACCAGCGGCAGCACGGCGAGCAGCAGCCCGACCCGGAGCAGATCGCTCTGCCCCAGGACGTACGCGCAGATCGCCGCCGCCACCCCGGCGGCCAGGAACGAACGTCCGCGGGTGGTCAGCCCCGAGAGCGCGACCCGAAGGCCGCCCTTGTCGTCGTCACCCCCGAAGCCTCCCCCCTCGGCCATCACAGCCTCCGGGCGCCGGGCGGCTGCTGGCCGTATAGCGAAGACCCGTGGCCCGGGGCGGCCGGGACCGACGTGTGCTGGAGGATCTCCAGGACGACCTGCTCGGACGTGCGCCGGTTCAACTGGGCCTGAGCCGTGGGCAGCAGGCGGTGCGCGAGGACCTGCACGGCGAGCGCCTGCACGTCGTCGGGCAGCGCGTACTCACGCCCGCTCAGTGCCGCGGATGCCTTCGCCGCCCGCAGCAGATGCAGCGTGGCGCGCGGCGAGGCGCCGAGTCTGAGGTCGGGGTGGCTGCGAGTGGCGGCGACCAGATCGACCGCGTACCGCCGGACCGAGTCGGCCACGTGGACCGAGCGGACGGCGTCGACGAGCTTCACGATGTCGTGCGCGTGCGCCACCGGCTGGAGGTCGTCCAGAGGAGAGGCGCCGCCGTGGATGTCGAGCATCTGCAGCTCGGCCTCCGGGCTCGGGTAGCCGATCGACACCCTCGCCATGAAGCGGTCGCGCTGCGCCTCGGGCAGCGGGTACGTGCCCTCCATCTCGACCGGGTTCTGCGTGGCCACCACCATGAAAGGGCTGGGCAGCTCGTACGTCTGCCCGTCGATGGTGACCTGGCGCTCCTCCATGGACTCGAGGAGCGCCGACTGAGTCTTCGGGGACGCGCGGTTGATCTCGTCGCCGATCACGATCTGCGCGAAGATCGCGCCCGGCTTGAACTCGAAGTCCCGGCGCTGCTGGTCCCAGATGGAGACACCGGTGATGTCCGACGGCAGCAGGTCGGGCGTGAACTGGATGCGACGCACCGAGCAGTCGATGGACTTGGCGAGCGCCTTCGCCAGCATGGTCTTGCCGACGCCCGGTACATCCTCGATGAGCAGGTGCCCCTCGGCCAGGAGCACCGTCAGCGAAAGCCGTACGACCTCCGGCTTGCCCTCGATCACACCCTCCACCGACCTGCGGACTCGCTCCACAGTGGTGGTCAGATCAGTGAGGCTCGCTCGATCGTCATAGGTCGTCACCCGGCCCTCCTCGGCCCGTACTTTCCGGGCCGACGCTCTTGGCTGCGGACCGGCCCACCCCGAAACACGGACACCACGCGCGAGCAGTTCCGTCATCTCGCGCGAGGTGCCTCACCGCATTCTTGTTGCCGTTACCGGTTCGTGTCACTCGACTGTGGATAACTGGCAGCGATATGTCGGGGCTTACGACCTTTTGAGAGCATGGTCGAGTCCGTGGGTCAGGCGGGCCGGATCTCCCGCAGCCGGCCCGACTTCACGTCGAAGACAAAGCCGCGTACGTCGTCGGTGTGCAGCAGGAAGGGCGAGGTGCGCACCTTCTGGATGGACTGGCGCACGTCCTGGTCTACATCGCGGAACCCCTCGACGGCCCAGGTCGGGCGCTGGCCGACCTCCATCTCCAGGTCGTGCCGGAAGTCCTCGGAGAGGCCTTCCAGGCCGCAGCCCGAGTGGTGGATCAGCACCACGCTGCGGGTGCCGAGCGCCCGCTGGCTGATGGTCAGCGAGCGGATGACGTCGTCGGTGACGACGCCGCCCGCATTGCGGATGGTGTGGCAGTCGCCCAGCTCGAGGCCGAGGGCGGCGTGCAGGTCGAGCCGCGCGTCCATGCAGGCCACCACGGCCACCTGCAGAACGGGACGGGCGTCCATACCCGGGTCGGTGAACGCCTTGGCGTAGCGCTGGTTCGCCTCGACGAGGCGATCGGTCACGGTGCCGTCGGCAGGTATGGCGCTTTCGGACTCAGCAGGGAGGGATGCGGAAGTCGTCATAGCTATGACGGTAATGGTCACTCCTGGGACAGGCCCGCTGTGAGAGTGGACAAAGAACGCCATCGGGGCTTGTTGTGAGGTAACCCACAGGGGCGGCTCCGGCTC encodes the following:
- a CDS encoding beta-class carbonic anhydrase, which codes for MAFFVHSHSGPVPGVTITVIAMTTSASLPAESESAIPADGTVTDRLVEANQRYAKAFTDPGMDARPVLQVAVVACMDARLDLHAALGLELGDCHTIRNAGGVVTDDVIRSLTISQRALGTRSVVLIHHSGCGLEGLSEDFRHDLEMEVGQRPTWAVEGFRDVDQDVRQSIQKVRTSPFLLHTDDVRGFVFDVKSGRLREIRPA
- a CDS encoding DUF58 domain-containing protein, with product MAEGGGFGGDDDKGGLRVALSGLTTRGRSFLAAGVAAAICAYVLGQSDLLRVGLLLAVLPLVCAFVLHRTRYRVAGSRRLSPARVPAGSEARVHLRMDNVSRLPTGLLMLQDRVPYVLGPRPRFVLDRVEAGGRREVSYRVRSDLRGRYPLGPLQLRLTDPFGLCELSRSFSTYDTLTVIPRVEPLPAVRLTGEAKGYGDGRNRSLALAGEDDVIPRGYRYGDDLRRVHWRSTARYGELMVRREEQPQRARCTVLLDTRRLAFQGAGPDSAFEWAVSGTASTLFHMLERGFSVRLLTDTGNSVPGEGSDGFAGASQESADAAGLMMDTLAVVDHSDGSGLSRAYDVLRGGNEGLLVAFFGDLDEEQTAVAARMRQRSGGAVAFVLDSGAWTRGAPSERCEERLRMLREAGWSALAVPPGTSLVDLWREADRHRASTGAENGPAVTGWGS
- a CDS encoding AAA family ATPase, which encodes MTTYDDRASLTDLTTTVERVRRSVEGVIEGKPEVVRLSLTVLLAEGHLLIEDVPGVGKTMLAKALAKSIDCSVRRIQFTPDLLPSDITGVSIWDQQRRDFEFKPGAIFAQIVIGDEINRASPKTQSALLESMEERQVTIDGQTYELPSPFMVVATQNPVEMEGTYPLPEAQRDRFMARVSIGYPSPEAELQMLDIHGGASPLDDLQPVAHAHDIVKLVDAVRSVHVADSVRRYAVDLVAATRSHPDLRLGASPRATLHLLRAAKASAALSGREYALPDDVQALAVQVLAHRLLPTAQAQLNRRTSEQVVLEILQHTSVPAAPGHGSSLYGQQPPGARRL